From a single Papaver somniferum cultivar HN1 unplaced genomic scaffold, ASM357369v1 unplaced-scaffold_19, whole genome shotgun sequence genomic region:
- the LOC113338970 gene encoding probable 2-oxoglutarate-dependent dioxygenase JRG21: MSSRDSWPEPITRVQAISESGSSVIPDRYVKPPSERPNTGTKLLGLSINTDTSSYVDASDLNIPLIDFQGLLDDDDENNHLVLPDTILDQVCMASKNWGFFQIVNHGVSPELMDQVRDVWRQFFHLPFEQKQVYANTPATYEGYGSRLGVEKGAILDWNDYFYLHYLPQSLQDPNKWPALPLSCREVIAEYCKQLVKLSKKIMKILSVTLGLEEDYLQNSFEGGEEFGACMRINFYPKCPQPDLALGLSSHSDPGGMTLLLPDDDVVGLQVRKDDTWITVKSAPNSFIVNIGDQIQVLTNAIYKSVEHRVTVNSMNERLSLAFFYNPRGDLVIQPAKELVTLERPALYSPMTFNEYRRFIRTMGTRGKLQLESMKSPR; this comes from the exons ATGAGTTCAAGAGATTCTTGGCCTGAACCAATAACAAGAGTTCAGGCAATATCAGAGAGTGGTTCTTCTGTTATTCCAGATAGATATGTCAAACCTCCATCAGAAAGACCTAATACCGGTACTAAGTTATTAGGTCTGTCAATAAATACTGATACTAGCAGTTACGTTGATGCTTCTGATCTCAATATCCCACTTATTGATTTTCAAGGGctacttgatgatgatgatgagaataaTCATCTAGTTCTACCAGATACGATCCTGGATCAAGTATGCATGGCGAGTAAAAACTGGGGTTTTTTCCAAATTGTCAATCACGGGGTAAGTCCAGAGTTAATGGATCAAGTTCGAGACGTATGGCGACAATTCTTTCATTTACCATTTGAACAGAAACAAGTTTACGCCAACACACCGGCAACTTACGAGGGTTATGGTAGTCGATTGGGTGTCGAGAAAGGCGCCATTCTTGATTGGAATGATTACTTTTACTTGCACTATCTTCCTCAATCTTTGCAAGATCCTAACAAATGGCCTGCTCTACCTTTATCTTGCAG GGAAGTGATTGCTGAATACTGCAAGCAGTTGGTGAAATTAAGTAAGAAGATAATGAAGATTTTATCAGTTACCCTTGGGTTAGAAGAAGATTATCTTCAAAATTCATTTGAAGGTGGAGAAGAATTTGGAGCTTGTATGAGAATAAATTTCTATCCAAAATGTCCACAGCCTGATCTTGCACTTGGTCTCTCTTCACATTCTGATCCTGGTGGTATGACTCTTCTACTCCCGGATGATGACGTAGTCGGTCTTCAAGTTCGTAAAGATGATACTTGGATTACCGTTAAATCTGCTCCAAACTCATTTATCGTTAACATCGGCGATCAAATTCAG gtGCTGACTAATGCGATATACAAAAGCGTTGAACACCGGGTTACTGTGAATTCAATGAATGAACGCTTATCTCTTGCATTCTTCTATAACCCAAGAGGAGATTTAGTCATACAGCCAGCCAAAGAACTTGTAACACTGGAACGGCCAGCTCTTTATTCGCCGATGACGTTCAATGAATACAGGCGCTTCATTCGAACGATGGGTACTCGTGGAAAATTGCAGCTGGAATCTATGAAATCACCGCGTTAA